The stretch of DNA TTTGCTGATTCCAGAAGCAGGTCGTACTGAATATGAATTGTCAATTATGGCTCCAGAACAAAGCAAATATGAAATCCAAATGGCAAGAGAACTGGATGAGGTCCAGGTCAATCGAACGATTGACGTTAATTTGAAATAAGGCGAAGAATTAGAGTGGCAGACAGAGCAGCCTTGGACGAAATAAAGTCCAAGGCTCCTTCCTATTTTGTTGCATATTCTTATTTCAGGTCATGCTCGAGCTCGGTGATCATCCCTTTGGCCAACTCCATAACCGCATCATCTCCTGCAAGGAGTGCAAATTTGGCAACTAAGGCCGGATAGGCTGCCCACTGTTCCACAATATGCTCATGCATTCTAGGCCAGACTTGGCCTCCAAAACGTTCATACCTCTGAAGCAAATCGCGAAGTCCCTCTGGGCCAAAGAGTCCGAGATAGATGGTGAAATCTTTTCCCGGGTCAGCACCTTCGGCCTCGCTCCAATCAATGAAGCCTGTCACACGCTGCGACGGATCAACTAGAATGTGGGGTGGATGTAAATCGCCATGGTTTATCGTAGAATGCTCTGGCCAATAGGAGTCTGTGGACAACCACTTATCCCACCTTTCTTGAACTTTGGACGGAATTGCAAGGGAGTGTTTAATGTCTTCAATATTGCTGGAAAATTCCTTGCGTGCCTCATCCGGACCCTTGATTCGTATGCCGGCCTTTGCTGCTGCATCTTGATCAATACCGTGAAGAGCAGCTAACGCTTCAGCTAAGGAATCAAAGAACACATCAGGCAGAGCTTGCTGATCCTGCTGCCAGAGATAACCGCCTCCGGAAGGATCCACAGTCGCAACTGGCGTCCCGTTGAGCAGCGGATAGGCGATAAGCTCACGGGTAACAATACGCCAATTCGGCACATCAATAGGGAGTTTGTCCCGGATGAACAGCAGCGCCTTGTGCTCGTTCTCTGCCCGCTCCCAAACATCGGGACGTCTCGGGCTGCGCAGCACCCAATCAGTACCTTCATAATCTGTCGCGAATGCAACGCGAAAGTCCATTCCTGTCTCATTCAATTCCATGCGGTGAGGGTCCAATCTCAAGCCGCAATGGCCGGCGATTGCAGCTAGTTCATCCTTTATCTTCTGATGATCGTGTTTGTCAGCTCCCATAAAGCCAACCAACCTCCTTATGATAAAAATAAATAAACACAGGGCATGCTGCCTGTGTTTATAATCGAAAAGGCCATGATCATCTCTAATAGGCGTAAGAAAATAGACTCCCCCTTAATAGGGGAGAGGAAAATGATCTTAAGGCCATATTATAGGTATACGTACGTGGAAAGAAAGGCCAATCCCGATTCTGCAGAACACAGACAGCTAGCCAGCAGTATGCTGCGGTTATTTGCATTGGATTCTTACTCGGCCATAATCAATCACACGTAACCCTCCGTTCAGTTGAATTATGAAAATTTTACCATACGTTGTCGTTGGAAATCAACCAGCTTCACAACGGAAATATTATGGTCATAAAAAATGAGTTGATTGAGAGGAGCGAGTTCAATGCTTCTTCATCATTAGGTGAGATTCTTCCACTATTAATCATTATATGGCATAATTTTTTTAAAGCTCGTTTGAGGCATTAGGTTTTGAGAAAAGACTGATTTATGATCAGAGAATAGAGGGGATTTACATATGAATATACGAGACTATGTCAAAGCAGGCTTTGAAGCCCATTACAATCGCTTTAATGAAGTATCGGAGGACGGTTTTTGCAGATGGATGCGTCCAGGTGTCCCTAATTCAATGAGGGTAACCCCGAATGATGAGGAATGGGCAGTGTGGAAGCTGGTCCCGTCCACAGTTACTGAAGAAGATATTCATCAGCTGGAAGAAGAGTTTGGTTTAACTTTTCCAGAGTGGTATCGGGCGTTTATTTCTGTATATCATCACTATTTCGACGATATTCCTGAGCAAGGACTGGATGAACCGCTGGATGATATCAGACTCATGTACAATCCCTTGCTGTGCAAGCACGGCTATCTCCCGTTCTCTTGGGATTCGGAGTATGGATGTATTATGTGCATAGATCTTAACGGCGGAGCGGATGAGGAACAGCAAGCAATTTACCAAATCGATCATGAAATACTATTTGATTTCGAGGAGGACGCGGCTCGGGAGCAGCTTCAGGCCTCGTTGCAGTACTTGTACCCGAATTTTAAAACTTATTTTGATCAGCAATTTGTGAATCCTATTACAAGATAAAATGAAAGGGATCCCATAGTAATCGAAGATTATACGAGCAGACAGGCCGAAGATGAGTTTCATTACTCACTTCGGCCTATTTGTCTTACGGTGATGCGGAAATATAGGAATGTATGTTCTTAATTTAGGTCTTTTAGGGCTAGGGTCACTAGAAAATATTAGGTATGATATATACTACAGGCTAAATATCATATATCTATAGTTCTGTTAACTGTTAGATGGACCATTGTAGAGGGGGAAGGGAAGTTTGTTAGAGATTACGGACACTTGGATCGACTCACTTGCGCCAAACAGCGCTGCTATAAAGAATGGAAAAGACTTGAACAAGAAAGGGAAGTACATCGAGCTTCATCAGTCAGAGGATGAGCAGGTGCTGTTCGGTCTATGTGCGGGAAGCGGTAAGAACCCGTATGCTGCCCCTTCAGCAGATTTCGTCACCCCGGACAAACCGGTAATGCGGTGCAGTTGTCCAAGCCGACAGTTCCCATGTAAGCATGTGCTTGGCTTGCTGTATGCTTATGCGGAAGGAAAGCCGTTTACAACTGCTCCGGTTCCTGAAGACCTTGCGGCCAAAAGGGAAAAGGCCGAGAAACGCGAGGAGAAGAAGGCCAAGGAGACTGCCACTGGAGCTGCCGTCAACAAACCGAAAAAGGTCAATAAGGCAGCGCTCAAGAAGAAAATTATGGCCCAGCTTGAGGGGCTGGATTTGCTTGAACGGCTGACGAACTCCTTGATTCGGCGCGGTCTTGGCACGTTGGACGCCAAAGATCTCAAAACCATTCAAGAGCATGTGAAGCAGATGAAGAGCCACTATTTGAGCGGTGCTCAAATTCAGCTGCGCAAGCTGCAATTGATTCTGTCGGATGGTAAGGACCAGGAGAAGGCGTATTCCTTGGCCGCAGAACAGCTTGCCGTGGTTCATGCCTTCATTAAGAAAGGCCGGGCTCATTTGAACGTGCGGCTGGAAGATCCCGAATTAGCGCTGGACCACGAATCCTCGATCGAAGAATGGCTTGGTCATGCCTGGCAGCTATCCGAGCTTAAAGAGGCCGGATTAGTCTTACCTGAGACAGAGCTGGTTCAGCTGTCCTTCCACAGCTGTGATGATGTCTCGCGTCAGGAATTTGCTGATCGGGGCTATTGGATGAACCTACATAATGGAGAAGTATATTATACGGTCCAGTACCGTCCTTATAAAGCTGCAAAGTTGATGCGTGAAGAAGACAGCTTCTTTGAAGTGGCTACCGTGCCGGAACTCTATCTTTATCCCGGAGAGCTAAACCGGCGTGTTCGCTATGAATCTATGGCTGCGAGAGCAATTACAGAGCAGGACATCACGCACATTCGGAAAGCTGCCGCCAAGTCTTATGCGGAGGTTGCGAAGAAAGTGAAGAACCAGCTTAAAAATCCGCTCAGTGATCCGCATCCTGTCGTACTGCTCTATGCAGAGAAGATAGTTACCGATGCCGAAGGCAAACTCTTTATGGCCGACTTGCAAGGGGATACGCTTGAACTGCGGGACATTCTCGAAGACGGTACCATTCATCTGTTGAAATTTTTACAAGAAAATAACTTAAGAGAGGTTGCTGTGCTTGGAATGTTCAATCATGATTCGCATAGCGGACGATTGACGGTCCAACCTCTAAGCATTGTAAATAAGCAAGAGCTGCTTCGTTTGATCTATTAATAAGCCGATATGGAGGAACGTGCATAATGAGTCATGCATTGCTAATAGAACTCAACCAAGAATTACGGCGGCTATATATCGCCGGGAGCGATTTGGCGGCCGAGGACTTTAGATTGAAGAGGCTGCTGCCCTCCTTTCAACAGCTGGGAGAACGGGCACCGGTATTTAAGAAGCTTGCGGAGGGGATTGATGCTTTAATCTCTGGAGGCAGCGGAGCAGACTCGGCTGTGCGGCTCCAGGATGTGAATCTGCTGCTGCAATCGGTACTCCGTACCCAGGGGAAAGGAGGGGCCGAGGGTCAAACGTCCGATCTGTACAATAAGGCGGTGAATCTGCCCACCAGCTTCTCATATCGCAGACTTTCTCCCGTCCGTACCGCGCTTACAACCCGTGGCGGAGGACGTCACGAAATCATTGTAGGAGCGTTCCGGGAAGGGATATTCCAGGACCTCCGCCTGCTTCCGCTGGCGATTGAAGCTTTGAACGATCCCTACGTAGAGATTGCAGAGTTTGTAATGACCGATATTTTACCATCTTATGGCCCGGCGCTTGTGCCGCACCTTATTGAGAGCTTTAATCCAGAAGGCGGCAGGCTTGAAGCCCGCAAGCTGATAGTTATGGCCAAGAGCGGTGGAGAAGAGGTACTGAAGCTGATTTATGAAGCAGCCATGGCCGGCTCGAATGAAGTACGGACGACGGCAATCCGGCTGCTTGCTGATCATGCCGAGTATGAACAGGTTCTGCTGGACTTGAGTCATGATAAGAAAAAGAACATTCGTGAGGCTGCCTATCAAGGGCTGGCCGAGAGCAGCTGGGACAGTGCGGCAGAACGCCTGTATGAAGCGTCCAAAGGGAAAGACAGCGAGCTTGTGGGTCCTTCATTATCCCGAAGTCAGTCGGAGCTGCTTAGCGGTTGGCTGATACGAGATCTTGCTGAGCTGGTTCATATCGCAGAGGACACCGCACTTAATAAGGAGAAGCGAGAAGAGCTGAGAACACAGGCCGTCCGTTATTTCTGGGCGGTGAGCCGCAAGGAGAGCCAGGAATTGGAGCAGATTTATTTAAAGGTTCTGCGAAACTATAAACACTTTATGTTTACATTAGGCTGGACGTTCTTGGTGAATGAAGCGATGAATTATTTGAAGAGCATCGGGTCGGAAGAAGGACGGGAGCTGATGAAGGCGGCAATTGAACTCGATCTGAAAAAGTATGCCGGCACGCATTCCTACGCTGGGGATGTCTTTGTCAAAGCTCAGCCTATTCTTTCTCCAGAGCGGCTATATGAAGAATACTCTGCTCTTCTTAATGGACGGAAGCATGCTTCGGCTGCGAGCCGGAGTGTGAATACGGCCAAACAGCTTCTGGATACGATGGAGAGCATGGTGATCAACCGGAGATACCAGATGATCAGACAGGAATGGGCCTATGGAGAAGAGGGCTATGCCTATAAGGTAGAGATACCGTCACAGGAAGAAATTGCTGCAACCTGGGATTCCCGCTGGCTGGATCATTTTATTGAACTGGATCGTATGAATCTGGTCAGTGTTTTTGCTCGCCCAGGGCATGCGGAAGTAGCCTCTTTCTTACTAAAGAAGCTGCGCCATTCTCCGGAATTCCGCAACCGATTCGCGAATATCGCTGTCATCGGGCTGGTTCGTGCAGGCGTATCGGAAGAAGTATTACACGAGGCGCTCATACAGGCTGTGGAGGACGAGCGAAATACGGAATGCCGGGAGATCGAGCCGTTTTTATTCGAACAGCTAAACCGTCTTCCTGCTGTCTATGCAGACCGTCTTCGCGCTTGCCTGCATAAATTCACCTTCACAAGCAGCGAGCAGCTGGAATTTATCTTGAAAAACATGGAATCGTCCATTCATTCATAAAAGGGAGCGAGCAAAATATGAGTACGGAACCGGTGATGCAGGACATCATGCGTAAGCCTGCGGAGATTTTATATCAAGAAGAACTGCAGGCTTTGATTCGTGAGGACCAGGGGAAAGTTCCGACGGGATGGCAGATGTCACCCCAGTCGGTGCTCAAATTTATTGTTGGTGGAACCGCGGGAAGTCAGATCATTACACCTAAATATATCGGAAACCGGCGTATAGTTGAAATGGCCATTGCGACACTTGTTACAGACCGGGCCCTGCTATTGATCGGTGAACCCGGCACAGCTAAGTCCTGGCTGTCAGAGAACCTGGCTGCGGCAATTTACGGCCAATCCGGTCTGGTTGTGCAGGGAACTGCTGGCACAACCGAAGAACAGGTGAGGTATTCCTGGAATTATGCCATGCTGCTTGCACAAGGCCCTACACCTGATGCCCTGGTCAAGAGTCCGATCATGCGGGCAATGGAAGCAGGGGGGATTGCCAGGTTTGAGGAGATTTCTCGCTGTGCATCTGAGGTGCAGGATGCTCTGATCTCGATTTTGTCAGAGAAGACGATCTCTATCCCCGAGCTCGGCAAGGAGCTGAATGCGCACAAAGGCTTCAGTGTGATTGCTACGGCCAATACCCGCGACCGCGGTGTGAATGAGATGTCAACGGCATTGAAGCGACGTTTCAATATGATCGTGCTGCCTGCGCCAGCGGACCTTGAAACCGAGGTGGAGATTGTGAAGAAGCGCGTCTCCGAGATTGCCGCTTCTTATGATTTGCAGGCGGCGGCTCCGGCTGACGAAGCCCTGCTCAAGGTCGTGACCATCTTCCGGGAGCTGCGCAGCGGAATGACACTCGACAAGAAAGAGAAAGTGAAATCCCCAGCCGGTGTCATCTCAACTGCAGAAGCGATCTCACTGCTTACAAACAGCATGGCGCTGGCAGCGAGCTTTGGAAGTGGAGAAATGACAGATGAGGATCTGGCGGCCGGACTGCAAGGGGCTATTGTAAAGGATGACGACAAAGACCGGTTAGTCTGGAAGGAATATTTGGACAATGTGATGAAGAAGCGCGGAGCAAGCTGGCGCAGTCTGTATACCGCATGTAAGGAGTTGAATTCATGAACACGGCTTGCGGCGCTGGAGTGCATATTTACGGCGTCCGGCATCTGTCGCCAGCCGGTGCATACCATGTTACCGAATATTTGGAGCGGGTACAGCCAACGGCAGTATTAATAGAGGGTCCTTCGGATGCATCATCCGAGATTGTGCACTTGACGAATAGATCGACCAAGCCTCCGGTAGCGATCTTAGCTTTTACGGAGGAGCTGCCGGTACGAACCGTTCTCTGGCCTTTTGCCGTGTATTCGCCGGAATATCAGGCAATGATGTGGGCACAGCATCATGGGGCTTATTGTGCATTTATAGATTTGCCTTCTAGCTCGGCAGTCTGCTTGCAGGATGTCCGGGGGATTGCTCTAGAGGTCCCTTCTTCCGCACATGTTGGAGATGCGGAAGAAGACGGGCTGCCTATCTCTGAGGGGAGCAGCGAGGGCACGGAAAGCACACTTTACAACCAAATCGCGGAGCTCGCTGGGGAGTATGACTATGACACGTATTGGGAGCGCAGCTTTGAACATAACCTGAGTCCGGGCGCGTATGAGCAGTCGATCTTAGAGCTTTCCAAGCAGATGCGGGAGCTTACCGAAGAACAGGAACAGCGACACCACAGGGTTGAATACGTTTATAACGCTGTGCGCGAAGCTTATATGTGCCGGCAAATTGCAGATGCGATTGCAGCAGGACACAAACCGGAGAAGGTTGTGGTCATTTGCGGGGCATATCATGCTTCGGCCCTTCTCGATCTCACGAACGCGATGAACGATAGGGACTTGGAAGAGCTCCCCTCTCGTAAGACCAAGCTGACGCTGATGCCGTATTCCTATTTGAAGCTGTCGTCATTAACCGGCTATGGGGCGGGGAACATCGCGCCATATTATTTCCAGATGATGTGGGAACACATGCGGCGGGGAAAGCTTAAGGAATTACCGTATCTCTATTTGGCTTCCGTTGCCGCCGATCTTAGAAAATCAGGCACTCATCGGTCAACAGCGGAGGTAATTGAAGCAGTCAGATTCGCCGAATCGCTGGCAGCTTTACATGACGGCTTTGCTCCCACATTGATGGATCTTAGGGATGCTGCCAAGACGCTGCTCGGCCGCGGTGAGCTGTCCGTAGTTGCGGAATCGCTGGCTCGGATCGAGGTGGGAACGGCGATTGGTGCTTTAGCCGAAGGTGTCAGCCAGACGCCTATTCAGGATGATGTGAACAGGCAGCTAAAGAGACTTAAGCTGGAGAAATACAAAACGGCGGTGTCAGCCGATCTTGCTCTGGATCTCCGAGAAAATCGAAGAGTGTCTTCAGAAGAAGCGGCTTTTCTTGATCTAAATCGTTCGTTCTGGTTCCATCGTCTGAAGCTGCTGGGCATTCATTTTGTCAAAGAGAGGACAAAGACTGAGACCCAAGCCGTATGGGCAGAGCACTGGATCATCCAATGGTCGCCTGAAGTGGAGATCCAGGTGGTGGAATCCAATCTGCTGGGGGAGACCGTGGAGACCGCTGCTGCATTTGTTCTGCAGCAGCGGCTGGAGAGCTGCTCCTCCATTAAAGAAGCCGGCGAACTTATCACCGCTGCTTACGAATGCGGGATGATTCATCAGATGGAAGCTGGACGAATTGCCTTACAGCGGCTTGCTGTCCAGAGTCAGAATGTGGTAGAGATTGCGACTGCCGCAAGGCAGCTCTCGCAGCTTATCCGGTTTGGCGGCATACGCAGAATAGATACGTCTCCGCTCATACCGCTGCTGCAGCAGCTGTTCTTGCGCGCTTGCCTGTTCTTATATGATGCCAGCCAGTGCAATGATGAAGCCGCACAGGCCATGGCCGGAGCCATGAATGAACTGAACCATATGGCACCTGAACATCACGAGGATGTGGATGATATCCTCTGGGCCCAGGAACTGGTCCGGCTATCTGAAAGGGACGATGCCCATCCGCTGCTTTCCGGGCTGGCCTGTGCCATGCTTCTGGAACGAGGCGCACTTACTGCTGAGCAGTGCGCAGCGGAGGTGTCCCGGCGGCTGTCACCAGGCATTCCGGCAGATCTTGGTGCGGGCTGGTTCGAGGGCTTGTCCATGCGGAATCGGTATGCGCTGCTATCCCGGTTGAGCTTATGGGAGCAGCTTGATGCGTATATATGCGCATTGGACACCGATGAATTTAAGCGAGCGCTGGTTTTTCTGCGGCGCGCATTCAGCGTTTTCAGCTCCAAGGAAAAGACGATGGTTGCCGAATTGCTCGGCGAACTCTGGGGAGTAGAGCCAGAGCAGGCAGCTGAAGTGATGATGGATGATCTGAAGGAGGAAGAAGCCCAGATGTTAGATGAACTCAATGATTTTGATTTTGAGGATTTCTAGGCAATGGTAGAACCGTTAAATCGTCAAGCCCTTTCCCGATGGCGGCTCATTCTGGGCGCGGCCGCTGAAGGGGAGCTTGCGCAGCTTGGCAGAGAAGGACAGGTTGGACTTACGAATGATGAGCTCATCATGGATCAGGCGCTTGCTGCCATCTATGATGAGACAGACCAGACCGGGGGCGGCAGTTCAGGGAGCAGCACAGGTTCCCGCGGGGCCGGACAAGGCAAATCCGCACCCAGGCTGGCTAAGTGGCTTGGGGATGTGCGGAGCTTGTTCCCTGAGGACGTCGTCTCCGTCATTCAGAACGATGCGATGGAGCGCAAGGGCTGGAAGCAGCTCTTGTTCGAGCCTGAGGTGCTTGCCAGTGTGAAGCCGGATATTCAGCTCGTCGGTACGCTGCTCACCCTCAAAGGCAAGATTCCCGAACAGACCAAAGACACAGCACGCATGCTAGTGCAGGCTGTGGTGGATGAGCTGGTCAAGCGGATGAGCCAAGAGATTCATAGGGCGGTAACAGGCGCTTTGAACCGCAGGCAGCATACGCCGCTTCCTTCCCTAAGCGGGATTGATTGGAAGCGCACGATCCAGCGAAACCTCAAGCACTATGATGCTAAATCCAAACGGATCATTCCTGAAAGGTTCTATTATTTCGACAGGGCCAAACGGAACAAAGAGTGGACAGTTATCGTCGATATTGATCAAAGCGGGTCAATGTCGGAATCCGTCATCTGGGCATCGGTGGTCGGGTCCATCTTTGCCAGCATTCCTGCACTCGATACCCGAGTGGTTGTATTTGATACGGAAGTGGTCGACCTGACCGAGCAATGCGCGAACGATCCCGTGGATATGCTGTTTGGCATCCAGCTTGGCGGGGGGACTAATATTGATAAATCTGTCGCTTACTGTGAGCAGTTTATTCATGAACCGAAGAAGACTTTGTTCATCCTTATTTCTGATCTCTATGAAGGGGGCAACCAATCGAGGCTGATCCGTCGAATGCAGGAAATGAAGGAGTCCGGGGTCAAGACGTTATGCCTGCTGGCCTTGTCGGATGAAGGCAAGCCCTTCTACGATGAACGGATAGCCAGAGCCTTCGCTAAGGGCGGAACGCCTAGCTTTGCCTGTACGCCAGCCATGCTGCCGCAGCTGGTGGAAGGTGCGCTGCAAGGACAGGACTTGTCCCTGCTGGTTAAGAAGCTGGAAAATAAAGCCGGTTCTGCTGTTTAAGGGATCTCTGCGAAGGTGCGATGCTTGTATCCATTACAAGGATTCTGTTTTTTTACAAGAGGGAGATTCGTTATAATGGGTACAGTGTTCTAGGAAAGGAATGTCATCATGAAGAAAGTGATTGTGATCGGAGCAGGGATTCTCGGGGCATCTACTGCGTATCAGCTATCAAAAATGGGGTCTAAAGTGATTCTTGTTGACCGTAAGGATGAAGGACAGGCTACAGATGCCGCAGCCGGCATTATCTGTCCCTGGCTATCCCAGCGGCGGAATCAGGCATGGTACCGCCTGGCCAAGGCAGGAGCGCGCTTTTATCCAGGCTTGATCGAAGGGTTGATCTCTGAAGGAGAAACCGAAACCGGCTATGCCCGGGTTGGTGCGCTGAGCATTCACCAGGACCCGGAGAAAGTTGTGAAGATGGAGGAACGGGCACAGCTGCGGAAGGCGGATGCACCGGAAATCGGGGGAATTACCCGTCTTGATGAACAAGCAACTGCTGAGCAATTTCCTCTACTGGCAGAAGGGTATCACTCGGTTCATATCAGTGGTGCTGCTCGTATAGATGGCCGTGCCCTGCGTGATGCACTGATCCGCTCGGCTCAAAGGGAGGGAGCGGTTCTGATTGAGGGAGATGCAGTACTTGAGTTTGAATCTGGCCATGTAATAGGAGTCCGTGTTAGAGGAGAACGGATTCTGGCTGACGAGATCATTGTATGCGCTGGCGCTTGGGCTAATCAACTGCTTAAACCCTTAGGGGTTGACCTTAAAGTTCGTTATCAAAAAGCGCAAATTATGCATTTACAGCTGGATGGTCAGGAGGACACAAGCAACTGGCCTGTCGTTATACCTCCATCAGACCAGTATTTACTAGCGTTCGATCATCAAAAAATCGTGATTGGAGCTACACACGAGAATGAAGTAGAAGGTTACGATACAAGGATCACCGCGGGCGGCATGCAAGAAGTGCTGAATAAGGGACTGGAATTGGCACCTGGTTTGGCGAACAGTACTTTTGCAGAGGTAAGAGTGGGGTTCCGGCCATTCACGCCGGGTTTCCTTCCGGTGATAGGCAGGGTTCCCGGCTGGGAAGGACTAATTGCAGCTAATGGACTAGGATCATCGGGATTAACCATGGGTCCATTCATCGGCAGTCAGCTGGCGAGGCTGGCGCTTGGTCTGGATTTAGAAATCGATATTCGTGATTATGATTTAAGGAGTGCAATGGAGGAGAGCTGATTCAGTTCTGACGGTAAACCTTCATCTGCTTCTCACGACCGTGCTTTGAAGCGCGGTTTTTTTTGTTTCTCATGACACAGAATCTATCATTATTTATCAGTACTGAGTTCCAGAAATTGATAAATTTTGTAATTGCGCACTTATAATAAATACATTAGTCTACCAATAAGATTGTTATTAGGAACCCCAATTTTGCAAACGCATTCAGAGGATGATTTTGGAGGAAAGGGTGAATGATCATTGAAGCATGGCGTTAATCGAGAGTACGGTACAGAACCCAGACACCTTAAGACGGCTTCTGCGCATGCACGGTGACAGCCCAAACACCGAAACCCATTGTCCGATGATGAGCTTGCCCAGCGGCTGAAAGCCTGCTTTAAGCTGGAGAACTAAATTCACCGCATTGTCCACAAAGCTAGTTTCTCTTAGGTGATCTAATTATGCGTCAATGTCGCTCAAGGAACGCCCCGGATATATAACGCTGCGCGACATCACATGTCACTAGATGAGCCCGAGGCTCCTGCATTTGTAGGCCGTCTCCTATGTCAAATTACCGCAGTAAACGAGGTTGGCCGCTTAAGGCTGGATCCTTGTTTTACTGCGGTTTTTTCTATGACTTTAACGCAATAATGTCATAGATAGATTGTTGTCATAGGGAGTCTTCAAGCCGGTCGACAACATCCTTCGCATCTTTCAAGGACAGGTTGGTGGCGATTCGAAGTTCCTTGATGGCCTTAATTTTACTGCCTTTCCGGA from Paenibacillus sp. CAA11 encodes:
- a CDS encoding macrolide 2'-phosphotransferase, translating into MGADKHDHQKIKDELAAIAGHCGLRLDPHRMELNETGMDFRVAFATDYEGTDWVLRSPRRPDVWERAENEHKALLFIRDKLPIDVPNWRIVTRELIAYPLLNGTPVATVDPSGGGYLWQQDQQALPDVFFDSLAEALAALHGIDQDAAAKAGIRIKGPDEARKEFSSNIEDIKHSLAIPSKVQERWDKWLSTDSYWPEHSTINHGDLHPPHILVDPSQRVTGFIDWSEAEGADPGKDFTIYLGLFGPEGLRDLLQRYERFGGQVWPRMHEHIVEQWAAYPALVAKFALLAGDDAVMELAKGMITELEHDLK
- a CDS encoding SMI1/KNR4 family protein; this encodes MNIRDYVKAGFEAHYNRFNEVSEDGFCRWMRPGVPNSMRVTPNDEEWAVWKLVPSTVTEEDIHQLEEEFGLTFPEWYRAFISVYHHYFDDIPEQGLDEPLDDIRLMYNPLLCKHGYLPFSWDSEYGCIMCIDLNGGADEEQQAIYQIDHEILFDFEEDAAREQLQASLQYLYPNFKTYFDQQFVNPITR
- a CDS encoding VWA domain-containing protein, translating into MVEPLNRQALSRWRLILGAAAEGELAQLGREGQVGLTNDELIMDQALAAIYDETDQTGGGSSGSSTGSRGAGQGKSAPRLAKWLGDVRSLFPEDVVSVIQNDAMERKGWKQLLFEPEVLASVKPDIQLVGTLLTLKGKIPEQTKDTARMLVQAVVDELVKRMSQEIHRAVTGALNRRQHTPLPSLSGIDWKRTIQRNLKHYDAKSKRIIPERFYYFDRAKRNKEWTVIVDIDQSGSMSESVIWASVVGSIFASIPALDTRVVVFDTEVVDLTEQCANDPVDMLFGIQLGGGTNIDKSVAYCEQFIHEPKKTLFILISDLYEGGNQSRLIRRMQEMKESGVKTLCLLALSDEGKPFYDERIARAFAKGGTPSFACTPAMLPQLVEGALQGQDLSLLVKKLENKAGSAV
- a CDS encoding ATP-binding protein; translated protein: MSTEPVMQDIMRKPAEILYQEELQALIREDQGKVPTGWQMSPQSVLKFIVGGTAGSQIITPKYIGNRRIVEMAIATLVTDRALLLIGEPGTAKSWLSENLAAAIYGQSGLVVQGTAGTTEEQVRYSWNYAMLLAQGPTPDALVKSPIMRAMEAGGIARFEEISRCASEVQDALISILSEKTISIPELGKELNAHKGFSVIATANTRDRGVNEMSTALKRRFNMIVLPAPADLETEVEIVKKRVSEIAASYDLQAAAPADEALLKVVTIFRELRSGMTLDKKEKVKSPAGVISTAEAISLLTNSMALAASFGSGEMTDEDLAAGLQGAIVKDDDKDRLVWKEYLDNVMKKRGASWRSLYTACKELNS
- a CDS encoding HEAT repeat domain-containing protein, coding for MSHALLIELNQELRRLYIAGSDLAAEDFRLKRLLPSFQQLGERAPVFKKLAEGIDALISGGSGADSAVRLQDVNLLLQSVLRTQGKGGAEGQTSDLYNKAVNLPTSFSYRRLSPVRTALTTRGGGRHEIIVGAFREGIFQDLRLLPLAIEALNDPYVEIAEFVMTDILPSYGPALVPHLIESFNPEGGRLEARKLIVMAKSGGEEVLKLIYEAAMAGSNEVRTTAIRLLADHAEYEQVLLDLSHDKKKNIREAAYQGLAESSWDSAAERLYEASKGKDSELVGPSLSRSQSELLSGWLIRDLAELVHIAEDTALNKEKREELRTQAVRYFWAVSRKESQELEQIYLKVLRNYKHFMFTLGWTFLVNEAMNYLKSIGSEEGRELMKAAIELDLKKYAGTHSYAGDVFVKAQPILSPERLYEEYSALLNGRKHASAASRSVNTAKQLLDTMESMVINRRYQMIRQEWAYGEEGYAYKVEIPSQEEIAATWDSRWLDHFIELDRMNLVSVFARPGHAEVASFLLKKLRHSPEFRNRFANIAVIGLVRAGVSEEVLHEALIQAVEDERNTECREIEPFLFEQLNRLPAVYADRLRACLHKFTFTSSEQLEFILKNMESSIHS
- a CDS encoding DUF5682 family protein; protein product: MNTACGAGVHIYGVRHLSPAGAYHVTEYLERVQPTAVLIEGPSDASSEIVHLTNRSTKPPVAILAFTEELPVRTVLWPFAVYSPEYQAMMWAQHHGAYCAFIDLPSSSAVCLQDVRGIALEVPSSAHVGDAEEDGLPISEGSSEGTESTLYNQIAELAGEYDYDTYWERSFEHNLSPGAYEQSILELSKQMRELTEEQEQRHHRVEYVYNAVREAYMCRQIADAIAAGHKPEKVVVICGAYHASALLDLTNAMNDRDLEELPSRKTKLTLMPYSYLKLSSLTGYGAGNIAPYYFQMMWEHMRRGKLKELPYLYLASVAADLRKSGTHRSTAEVIEAVRFAESLAALHDGFAPTLMDLRDAAKTLLGRGELSVVAESLARIEVGTAIGALAEGVSQTPIQDDVNRQLKRLKLEKYKTAVSADLALDLRENRRVSSEEAAFLDLNRSFWFHRLKLLGIHFVKERTKTETQAVWAEHWIIQWSPEVEIQVVESNLLGETVETAAAFVLQQRLESCSSIKEAGELITAAYECGMIHQMEAGRIALQRLAVQSQNVVEIATAARQLSQLIRFGGIRRIDTSPLIPLLQQLFLRACLFLYDASQCNDEAAQAMAGAMNELNHMAPEHHEDVDDILWAQELVRLSERDDAHPLLSGLACAMLLERGALTAEQCAAEVSRRLSPGIPADLGAGWFEGLSMRNRYALLSRLSLWEQLDAYICALDTDEFKRALVFLRRAFSVFSSKEKTMVAELLGELWGVEPEQAAEVMMDDLKEEEAQMLDELNDFDFEDF
- a CDS encoding SWIM zinc finger family protein is translated as MLEITDTWIDSLAPNSAAIKNGKDLNKKGKYIELHQSEDEQVLFGLCAGSGKNPYAAPSADFVTPDKPVMRCSCPSRQFPCKHVLGLLYAYAEGKPFTTAPVPEDLAAKREKAEKREEKKAKETATGAAVNKPKKVNKAALKKKIMAQLEGLDLLERLTNSLIRRGLGTLDAKDLKTIQEHVKQMKSHYLSGAQIQLRKLQLILSDGKDQEKAYSLAAEQLAVVHAFIKKGRAHLNVRLEDPELALDHESSIEEWLGHAWQLSELKEAGLVLPETELVQLSFHSCDDVSRQEFADRGYWMNLHNGEVYYTVQYRPYKAAKLMREEDSFFEVATVPELYLYPGELNRRVRYESMAARAITEQDITHIRKAAAKSYAEVAKKVKNQLKNPLSDPHPVVLLYAEKIVTDAEGKLFMADLQGDTLELRDILEDGTIHLLKFLQENNLREVAVLGMFNHDSHSGRLTVQPLSIVNKQELLRLIY